In the Syntrophorhabdaceae bacterium genome, GGATATTTTACCCGACCCTCTTTGAAAAAATTCTTTTCCGATACGGGGCCTTCCGGTTTCATGGTTTCCGCGCGCTCGAACCGTACAGGCATACGGCTGGAGGGAAGGGCGCTCACGTTCAAGGAAGGGGCGGAGAAGAGCATTGACTCCGAAGGCGTCATTCCCGGCACAATACAGATCCCCGGAGACGGAAAACCCATCATTACCCTCCACGAGAGGACCCTGGGCGGTTACGCGCGCCTCGGGGTGATCGTGAGGGCCGACAGGGACCTTCTTGCCCATCTCAAACCTGCGGACCGTGTCTGTCTGAAACTGGTGAGTCTGGAGGAAGGGGAAGAATTGTGGAGGAAAAGACAGGAAGCCCTGCGGTTTCCATGAAGCCGCTAAAAGCGCATAAAAGGAAGGCGGAAACGGGGCCGGAGCGCGCCTGTGCTCAGAAAGTCTCTCGCAGGACTTCCTCTATGGTAGTGATGCCGTTTTTGATCTTTGTGAGACCGCTCTGCCTCAAAGACATCATGCCTTCTTCCATGGCCTTTCTTCTCAACTCCGATGCGTTGGCTTTCAGGAAAATAAGCTCCCGTATGGCGGCGGTAACGGGCATTACCTCATAGAGCGCTACGCGGCCTTTATAGCCGGTGTTATTGCACTTGCTGCAACCTTTCCCCTTATATATGTGGACCGTATTGGCATCTTCTTCGGAGAAACCGATGTTCATCAAGGCCCGGGGGGGATGGCTTACCTCTTCCTTGCACTCCTGACATATTCGCCGGACAAGCCTCTGGGCGGCAATGAGGATGACCGACGTGGCCACCAGGAAAGAATCGATGCCCATATCCGTGAGGCGTGTTATTGCCGACGGTGCGTCGTTCGTATGAAGGGTGGAAAGGACCAGGTGGCCGGTAAGAGACGCCTTGACGGCGATCTCCGCGGTCTCGTTATCCCTTATCTCCCCTACGAGGATGATGTTGGGGTCCTGGCGGAGGAAGGAGCGCAGCACGGAAGCAAAGTTCAGGCTGATCGACTCCTGGACCTGGACCTGGTTAATACCGTCAATATTAAATTCAACAGGGTCTTCGACGGTCATGATATTGACCTCGGGGGTGTTGATCCTCCCTATGGCGCTGTAAAGGGTATTGGTCTTTCCCGATCCGGTCGGTCCCGTAACGAGCACCATGCCCCATGGCTTAAAGATCGCTTCCTCAAAATTCCTGAGGCTCTCCGTTTCAAAGCCAAGTCGCCTCATGTCAAGCATGAGGCCCTCCCTGTCGAGGAGACGCATCACAATCTTCTCACCGAACAAGGTGGGGGTAGAGGAGACACGGATGTCAATATTCTTCAATCTCCCCCCGAGTTTCATCTGGATCTTTATCCTCCCGTCCTGGGGGAGCCTCTTTTCCGCGATATCCATTCTTGAAAGCACTTTAATCCTGGAGGTGACGCCGTCTTTAAATCTCATGGGCAGTCTGATGATCTCATAGAGCACTCCGTCTATGCGATAACGGACCCGCTCCGAATCTTCGAAAGGCTCGATATGGATGTCGCTGGCGCCTTTCTTGATGGCTTCGGTAAAAATGTGGTTGACGATCTGGACCACGGGGGGCTGTTTCGCATCCGATTCGAGCTTTGCCACATCTCCCGACTCTTCTTCCTCCACGATTTCCAGCGAAAGGTTGTCGCCCGCCCCGAGATCGTCCATGAGCCGTCTCAGCTCCACGTTATGAGTAGTCTCATAGTAAGTTTCTATGGCTTTGGATACTGCTGCCTCGGACGTGAGGACGGGGTCGATATCGAATCCCGTGAAGAGCTTGATCTCCTTGAGGTCGAATATTTTTGTGGGATCGACCAGGGCGAGGGTGAGGGTGTTACCCTTTTTTCTGATAGGCATGATGTTGTATCTGCGTACGGTATTGAGGGGGATGAGGCTGATTACGCTCTCCTCGATCTCGGTATTCTCGAGATCGATCACAGGGATCGCGAACTGGCGTGAGAGGGCCTGAAGGATGCCTTCCTCGCTAATAAGACCCTTTCTGATGAGGACCTCTCCGATCCTGCCGCCTTCGAGCTTCTGGTCTATCAGGGCTTCATCGAGCTGCTTCTGGGTGATATGGGACATCCTTACGAGAAGCTCTCCTAAAAGGAACGCCATGGCCTACTCCTTTTTCTTACCATTCTCC is a window encoding:
- the pilB gene encoding type IV-A pilus assembly ATPase PilB; its protein translation is MAFLLGELLVRMSHITQKQLDEALIDQKLEGGRIGEVLIRKGLISEEGILQALSRQFAIPVIDLENTEIEESVISLIPLNTVRRYNIMPIRKKGNTLTLALVDPTKIFDLKEIKLFTGFDIDPVLTSEAAVSKAIETYYETTHNVELRRLMDDLGAGDNLSLEIVEEEESGDVAKLESDAKQPPVVQIVNHIFTEAIKKGASDIHIEPFEDSERVRYRIDGVLYEIIRLPMRFKDGVTSRIKVLSRMDIAEKRLPQDGRIKIQMKLGGRLKNIDIRVSSTPTLFGEKIVMRLLDREGLMLDMRRLGFETESLRNFEEAIFKPWGMVLVTGPTGSGKTNTLYSAIGRINTPEVNIMTVEDPVEFNIDGINQVQVQESISLNFASVLRSFLRQDPNIILVGEIRDNETAEIAVKASLTGHLVLSTLHTNDAPSAITRLTDMGIDSFLVATSVILIAAQRLVRRICQECKEEVSHPPRALMNIGFSEEDANTVHIYKGKGCSKCNNTGYKGRVALYEVMPVTAAIRELIFLKANASELRRKAMEEGMMSLRQSGLTKIKNGITTIEEVLRETF